A portion of the Paenibacillus sp. PvR098 genome contains these proteins:
- a CDS encoding SDR family oxidoreductase: MSSKQVAIVTGGSSGLGLSVVQRFVEKGLTVAMIDIAAENGEAQKNRLRAEGHDVHFFTADVSNQESAREVAEKVFEALGSIHILVNAAGIIRRSPNVKVTDQELKGVLDVNLNGTVYMCQAVQPFMAEGGGGAIVNFASMLAHYGSKNLLSYAASKGGIVQITKCLAVDWAEFNIRVNAVSPGYIETPLSSGATRDPVFKERILSRTPQRRFGSPEEVAAAIDFLSSMDASFITGAVLPVDGGLLAGDPSLFPPA; encoded by the coding sequence ATGAGCTCAAAACAAGTGGCAATTGTTACTGGCGGTTCGTCAGGTCTGGGCCTTTCCGTTGTCCAACGATTTGTCGAAAAAGGCTTGACCGTTGCTATGATCGATATTGCAGCGGAAAACGGAGAAGCACAGAAAAATAGGTTAAGAGCTGAAGGTCACGATGTGCATTTCTTTACGGCCGATGTATCTAACCAAGAGAGTGCCAGAGAAGTTGCAGAGAAGGTCTTCGAAGCATTAGGGAGTATTCATATCCTGGTTAACGCGGCGGGAATCATCAGACGTTCTCCTAACGTAAAAGTAACGGACCAGGAGCTTAAAGGAGTCCTAGATGTTAATCTAAATGGAACCGTTTACATGTGTCAAGCGGTTCAACCATTTATGGCCGAAGGCGGCGGCGGAGCAATCGTTAATTTTGCTTCAATGCTAGCCCATTATGGAAGTAAGAATCTGCTGTCCTACGCTGCCTCAAAGGGTGGAATAGTTCAGATTACAAAATGCTTGGCAGTAGATTGGGCTGAATTTAATATTCGTGTCAACGCTGTTAGCCCTGGATATATCGAGACACCATTGTCATCTGGTGCTACGAGAGATCCTGTCTTTAAGGAGAGAATCCTTTCGAGAACTCCGCAAAGGCGTTTTGGTTCGCCGGAAGAAGTTGCTGCGGCGATTGATTTTCTAAGTTCAATGGATGCGAGCTTTATTACGGGTGCTGTTCTGCCTGTAGACGGCGGACTCCTTGCAGGTGACCCTTCTTTATTCCCACCTGCATAA
- a CDS encoding 2,4'-dihydroxyacetophenone dioxygenase family protein, which produces MAQTLDEFTQMVGLPDQAIDIDEIPWVPQTDRVWFKPVRFDLATGRWINLLKVLPGGTVNRHRHTGGQVMAYTIQGQWRYLERTWVAKPGTFVYEPPGDIHTLVIDGEEEMITLFILEGTIQYLDDNDQVFYQDDVFTKLKLYKEYCEKHNIPERNLLY; this is translated from the coding sequence ATGGCACAAACTTTAGACGAATTCACACAGATGGTTGGATTACCGGATCAGGCAATTGATATTGACGAGATTCCTTGGGTTCCACAAACAGATCGCGTATGGTTTAAACCGGTTCGTTTTGATTTGGCTACAGGACGCTGGATTAACCTGTTGAAAGTATTGCCGGGCGGTACAGTAAACCGTCACCGTCATACCGGCGGTCAAGTAATGGCATACACGATTCAAGGCCAATGGCGCTACCTGGAAAGAACATGGGTTGCTAAACCGGGTACGTTTGTTTATGAGCCACCGGGTGACATTCATACGCTTGTTATTGATGGCGAAGAAGAAATGATCACTCTGTTCATCCTAGAGGGTACCATTCAGTATTTGGACGATAACGATCAGGTATTCTATCAAGACGATGTCTTTACTAAATTGAAGCTCTATAAAGAATATTGCGAAAAACACAATATTCCAGAAAGAAACTTGCTGTACTAA
- a CDS encoding 2-dehydro-3-deoxygalactonokinase, with protein MFRITIDTGTTNTRVVLWKGYDVVDSLSAEVGVRTTVINGHNEELKSTISELITRVLQTNDLNLNSIDLIAASGMITSNVGLVEVPHIPSPAGMESLSKSMVCKRFPEIVDQDIWFVPGVKSISPSSAAKDEVIDIMRGEEVETFALVGKLNVVGPALFILPGSHTKFVFLDSQERITESLTTLTGELLSAVSNHTIIANAVDKSYATTLLPDRVIQGYQHAKQAGLSRAAFSIRVLDQFSELSVNEKANMLMGVIFAEDLRAILHHSAIAASEQIPVYIAGKEIVRDALALLFAFEKYEGDIIPVESQTMNHLAGYGVLRIAENHGLISQ; from the coding sequence ATGTTCAGAATAACCATTGATACCGGAACGACCAATACCCGTGTTGTTTTATGGAAGGGTTACGATGTCGTTGACTCTCTATCCGCCGAGGTTGGAGTTAGAACCACCGTAATTAACGGTCATAACGAAGAGTTGAAATCGACGATCAGCGAACTGATTACAAGGGTATTACAAACCAATGATTTGAATTTAAATTCCATTGATTTAATTGCAGCTTCAGGTATGATTACATCGAATGTGGGGCTTGTGGAAGTACCGCATATCCCCTCACCTGCAGGAATGGAGTCACTTTCAAAAAGCATGGTTTGCAAGCGGTTTCCTGAAATCGTCGATCAAGACATATGGTTTGTCCCCGGAGTGAAAAGCATATCTCCTTCTTCTGCAGCAAAGGATGAGGTTATTGATATTATGAGGGGAGAAGAGGTAGAAACCTTTGCATTAGTGGGAAAGCTTAATGTAGTAGGACCTGCACTCTTCATATTGCCCGGCTCGCATACAAAATTTGTTTTCCTCGATTCGCAGGAACGCATAACGGAAAGTCTTACAACCCTTACAGGTGAGCTTCTTTCGGCCGTGTCTAATCATACGATTATCGCAAATGCAGTGGATAAGTCTTATGCCACGACATTGCTCCCGGACCGGGTAATTCAAGGATATCAGCATGCCAAACAAGCGGGTCTAAGCCGCGCGGCATTTTCCATTCGAGTATTGGACCAATTCTCAGAGCTTAGCGTGAATGAGAAAGCAAATATGCTTATGGGGGTTATTTTCGCTGAAGATCTCCGGGCCATCCTTCATCATTCGGCCATTGCCGCTTCAGAACAGATTCCGGTATATATAGCGGGAAAAGAGATTGTAAGGGATGCGCTCGCCTTGCTTTTTGCCTTTGAGAAGTACGAGGGAGATATCATTCCTGTAGAATCGCAAACCATGAATCACTTGGCTGGATATGGTGTGCTGCGTATTGCAGAAAACCACGGGTTAATTTCCCAATGA
- a CDS encoding amidohydrolase family protein, whose product MEASTTKKASKFNHGIIDCDVHQGVKSYDDLKPYMPRVWWDRLKAHNATLPFLMFRPIPLERNDAAPGNGLPSGSDPEFAKVDLLDRYNIERAVLTGNLLSISAHNNPDYAAALASAFNDYTMDTWIPSDERWLGSIVVATQDPLLAAKEIDRLGSHPRVVQVLLTSASREPYGQRRYYPIYEAAARNNLVIGIHGGGEGDGINPSTTAAGYPTTNFERHNILAIHHMSQLNSIVCEGVFERFPTLKVAFIEGGLAWLPHLMWRMDKNFRAMRNEVPWLKYKPSEYILKHVRLTTQPIEEPDNKELVQMFQLMHAEKTVMFSTDYPHWDNDTPLFVLNKLPEEMRRRVAYENAAEMYQLQERGLLAGGVAK is encoded by the coding sequence ATGGAAGCGTCAACGACGAAGAAAGCTTCTAAGTTTAATCATGGAATTATCGATTGCGATGTGCACCAAGGAGTCAAAAGCTACGATGATTTAAAGCCTTATATGCCGCGGGTATGGTGGGATAGACTGAAGGCCCACAATGCAACGCTTCCGTTTCTTATGTTTCGCCCTATTCCATTGGAACGCAATGATGCAGCTCCAGGCAACGGACTTCCATCGGGTTCAGACCCAGAATTTGCGAAGGTCGATTTGCTGGACCGCTACAATATAGAGAGAGCCGTTCTGACCGGCAACCTGCTTTCGATCTCTGCCCACAACAATCCGGATTATGCTGCAGCGCTGGCTTCCGCATTCAACGATTATACGATGGACACGTGGATTCCGAGCGATGAGCGCTGGTTGGGCTCCATCGTGGTAGCTACGCAAGACCCGCTGCTCGCAGCAAAAGAGATCGATCGTCTGGGTTCACATCCGAGAGTGGTTCAGGTGCTTCTGACATCCGCATCGCGCGAACCGTACGGACAACGCCGTTACTACCCGATCTACGAAGCGGCAGCACGTAACAACCTGGTGATTGGTATTCACGGCGGCGGCGAAGGAGACGGAATTAACCCCTCCACTACGGCAGCAGGGTATCCGACGACGAACTTTGAACGGCACAACATCCTGGCCATCCATCATATGTCGCAGCTGAATAGTATCGTATGTGAAGGCGTTTTCGAAAGATTCCCAACATTAAAGGTGGCATTCATCGAGGGCGGTTTGGCATGGCTTCCGCATCTGATGTGGAGAATGGACAAAAACTTCCGAGCAATGCGCAATGAAGTGCCATGGTTGAAGTATAAACCAAGCGAATATATCCTTAAGCATGTCCGCTTGACGACCCAACCGATCGAAGAGCCGGATAATAAGGAACTGGTACAAATGTTCCAATTGATGCATGCAGAAAAAACGGTTATGTTCTCGACGGACTACCCGCACTGGGATAATGACACGCCATTATTTGTGCTCAATAAATTGCCTGAAGAGATGCGCCGCCGCGTAGCGTACGAGAACGCTGCTGAGATGTATCAGCTGCAAGAAAGAGGTTTACTAGCAGGAGGTGTAGCGAAATGA
- a CDS encoding RraA family protein — protein MKKIINPRPEIDESKIKPFRDMDDVLSLSCVVGDAMQRNQVMRHDMKPKAAEKKIIGPAITVKLTAGDIVDCLEVFEVAKPGDVIVIDAFGETETSIWGGLMSGLARNAGVVGAVIDGSCRDTDESRMLGFPVTAKVSGPRAAHTAYSGRKEPVEINVPISCGGVIVQPGDLIVADEIGVAVVPYQQLEEVYANAREQADKEIATREEILKGASVEELLRKFGRI, from the coding sequence ATGAAAAAAATTATTAATCCTAGACCGGAGATTGATGAATCTAAAATCAAGCCTTTTCGTGATATGGACGATGTGTTATCGTTATCGTGTGTGGTCGGTGATGCGATGCAGCGTAATCAAGTCATGAGGCATGATATGAAACCAAAAGCGGCAGAGAAGAAGATCATTGGTCCCGCGATTACGGTCAAATTAACCGCAGGCGATATTGTGGATTGCTTGGAAGTGTTCGAGGTTGCCAAACCTGGTGACGTAATCGTAATAGATGCATTCGGGGAAACGGAAACCTCTATTTGGGGAGGTTTAATGTCAGGTTTAGCAAGAAACGCAGGTGTCGTAGGCGCGGTGATTGACGGAAGCTGCAGAGATACGGACGAATCTAGAATGCTTGGATTCCCTGTCACTGCGAAGGTTTCTGGTCCAAGGGCCGCACACACGGCGTATTCTGGAAGAAAAGAGCCCGTAGAAATTAACGTTCCTATTAGCTGCGGCGGGGTTATTGTTCAACCTGGCGATCTTATTGTGGCTGACGAGATCGGTGTTGCTGTTGTCCCTTATCAACAATTGGAAGAGGTATACGCCAATGCGCGTGAACAGGCGGATAAGGAAATCGCTACCCGGGAAGAAATATTGAAAGGTGCGTCTGTAGAGGAGTTGCTTCGTAAATTCGGTAGAATTTAA
- a CDS encoding tripartite tricarboxylate transporter substrate binding protein yields MKKTMKLGSAGLLLGVTVLASACGNQSGGSTDSGSAPKEAVKFPTKPIELIVPYAAGGGTDLVGRAIAEALKPVLGQDVVVVNKTGGSGAVGTNEVAQAKGDGYKMVVATREIVSNPLLGLAPFKTSDFKFVANLNRDPALIVVSSKSKYKTFEDLLGDIKANPGKLNFASSSTPSLYGTPFAEAADLDYVTIPFQGTAQAVVEVLGGRAEFGIYNPGEVKSQIESGDLLPLAVMNENRLEGFFKDVPTVKEKGINVDWAGTYRGIAVPDDTPDEIVKILEEAVGKAVQDQKFVDFMNKQNLFIDYLNAAEFEEMIKNDTVALDAIVQVVKKQK; encoded by the coding sequence ATGAAAAAGACAATGAAACTTGGTTCGGCTGGATTACTTCTAGGAGTAACTGTACTGGCTTCAGCCTGTGGCAATCAATCAGGAGGTTCGACAGATTCAGGGAGTGCACCAAAAGAGGCTGTTAAATTCCCTACAAAGCCAATCGAGCTTATCGTTCCTTACGCTGCCGGCGGTGGAACGGATCTTGTAGGCCGTGCTATAGCTGAAGCGCTGAAGCCTGTGCTTGGACAAGATGTAGTGGTTGTCAATAAAACAGGAGGTTCCGGTGCAGTAGGAACGAATGAAGTCGCTCAAGCCAAAGGCGACGGGTACAAAATGGTAGTGGCGACACGTGAGATTGTCTCGAATCCGCTGCTCGGCCTCGCGCCATTTAAAACAAGCGATTTTAAGTTTGTGGCAAACCTCAACAGAGACCCTGCCTTGATCGTCGTTTCCTCCAAATCGAAATATAAGACGTTTGAGGACCTGCTTGGCGATATCAAAGCGAACCCTGGAAAGCTGAACTTTGCTTCATCCTCCACGCCTAGCTTGTATGGTACTCCATTTGCTGAAGCGGCAGATTTGGATTATGTTACGATTCCTTTCCAAGGTACAGCTCAGGCGGTTGTAGAGGTGCTCGGCGGCAGAGCTGAATTCGGGATTTACAATCCTGGCGAAGTAAAATCGCAAATTGAAAGTGGAGATTTGCTTCCGCTCGCTGTAATGAATGAGAACCGACTTGAAGGATTCTTTAAAGATGTGCCGACCGTGAAGGAAAAAGGAATTAACGTTGATTGGGCCGGAACTTACCGCGGTATTGCAGTACCTGACGACACTCCGGATGAAATTGTGAAAATTTTGGAAGAAGCTGTTGGTAAAGCAGTGCAGGATCAAAAGTTTGTTGATTTCATGAATAAACAAAACCTGTTTATTGATTACTTAAATGCAGCAGAATTTGAAGAAATGATCAAGAATGATACTGTAGCATTGGATGCTATTGTACAAGTCGTTAAAAAGCAAAAGTAA
- a CDS encoding RraA family protein — MPGWPQSYYDTLQQSLYSAVISDILDSLGYRNQTMYPDIRPLIPDMVVVGRAKTVQVADVHRIPDKPYEKQIQVLDAIQPGEVFVGAVSGSKRSAFFGELMSTATQVAGGRGAIIDGMVRDAKKILDLKFPVFSLGFRPTDSLGRNEVIEYDVTIECGGVTIQPGDLIFGDMDGVVVVPKAIEKQVIEQALDKVSGENLVRDKIREGMKVSEAFQTYGIL, encoded by the coding sequence TTGCCAGGGTGGCCTCAGTCATATTATGACACACTGCAGCAAAGTTTGTACTCCGCCGTCATTTCCGATATTTTGGATTCTCTAGGTTACCGAAATCAGACCATGTATCCAGATATTCGGCCGTTGATCCCGGATATGGTTGTCGTTGGTCGAGCCAAAACGGTCCAGGTGGCTGATGTCCATCGGATTCCCGATAAACCGTATGAGAAGCAGATTCAAGTACTGGACGCCATTCAACCAGGCGAGGTATTCGTCGGGGCGGTAAGCGGTTCCAAGCGTTCGGCCTTTTTTGGAGAACTGATGTCAACAGCAACACAGGTTGCTGGCGGCAGAGGGGCCATTATTGACGGGATGGTTAGGGACGCCAAGAAAATCCTGGATTTGAAATTCCCGGTATTTTCCTTAGGTTTTCGGCCTACCGACTCCTTGGGACGAAATGAAGTGATTGAGTACGACGTTACGATCGAATGTGGTGGAGTTACCATTCAGCCGGGAGATCTCATTTTTGGCGACATGGATGGGGTTGTCGTGGTTCCGAAGGCAATAGAAAAGCAGGTCATTGAGCAGGCCCTGGATAAGGTCAGCGGAGAAAATTTGGTTCGCGATAAAATTCGCGAAGGCATGAAGGTTTCAGAAGCGTTTCAAACCTATGGTATATTATAA
- a CDS encoding tripartite tricarboxylate transporter TctB family protein translates to MRNAGLWASLLLLVFSIFMFWQSLSYPYYTSSGPGPGFLPRWIGGALIVLSLLYMWESIKKSVIYFTDILPKGRPLISVLVALGSLLVFIAIVGFAGFVISAIVLLFISLVREYKWYSALGISIVTSLFVFYVFYTLLGVPLPVNALGW, encoded by the coding sequence TTGAGAAACGCGGGTTTGTGGGCGTCTTTACTATTGCTCGTATTTTCTATATTTATGTTTTGGCAGTCTTTATCTTATCCTTACTATACCTCTTCCGGTCCTGGACCCGGATTTCTGCCTAGATGGATAGGCGGCGCTTTAATTGTACTCTCTCTTTTGTATATGTGGGAATCGATTAAAAAAAGTGTGATTTATTTTACGGATATATTGCCCAAAGGAAGGCCATTAATAAGTGTGCTTGTTGCACTTGGATCGCTCCTCGTATTTATTGCGATTGTAGGTTTTGCTGGGTTTGTTATTTCCGCTATTGTGCTACTGTTCATCTCGTTGGTTCGCGAATATAAATGGTATTCGGCATTAGGTATATCGATTGTCACTTCATTATTTGTATTTTATGTTTTTTATACGTTGTTGGGTGTTCCACTACCTGTGAACGCACTCGGATGGTAA
- a CDS encoding GntR family transcriptional regulator, which yields MIIFDNSNLHERVYGYLRDKILNNELKPGSKIIYEDIIKELGVSRTPLRDAINRLKQDGLIDVKPRSGSFVNMPNVKDIEDLYDVRKALELKAITIASRIMPKSQIQLLIDEADRAEEAIHQGDMKPFFEADRNLHRTIIQHSNNQLLVSIMGTLELKIKWYGVIITKNYDRPRKANEMHKKILGALYDSNLEEAIQLMELHIDEIKHHTVEDYS from the coding sequence ATGATTATATTTGACAACAGTAATCTTCATGAGCGTGTATATGGGTACTTGCGGGATAAAATACTAAACAATGAGCTAAAACCAGGCTCAAAAATCATCTATGAAGATATCATCAAAGAGTTAGGGGTTAGTCGAACACCGCTTCGGGATGCGATTAATAGGCTGAAACAAGACGGTCTGATTGATGTTAAGCCTCGATCTGGCTCCTTTGTCAATATGCCAAATGTAAAGGATATCGAAGATTTATATGATGTAAGGAAAGCTTTGGAGCTTAAAGCCATTACCATAGCTTCACGTATAATGCCTAAAAGTCAAATTCAGTTATTGATCGATGAAGCAGACAGAGCGGAAGAGGCGATTCATCAAGGAGATATGAAGCCTTTTTTTGAGGCCGACAGGAATCTTCATCGAACGATTATTCAGCATTCCAATAATCAATTATTAGTATCCATTATGGGCACATTGGAATTGAAGATTAAATGGTATGGGGTTATTATTACCAAGAATTATGACAGACCTAGGAAAGCAAACGAAATGCACAAGAAGATTTTGGGAGCTCTTTACGATTCGAACTTAGAAGAGGCCATACAGTTAATGGAACTGCATATCGACGAAATTAAACATCATACCGTTGAAGACTATTCATGA
- a CDS encoding Rieske (2Fe-2S) protein — protein MTKHDVVGVEELEAGACKITTIEGKSIGVYYNGNEYYAIRNVCPHQQVELCKGKFTGTTLESKPHEYIYGREGEILTCPWHGWEFDVKTGKALVDPDRYRVKVYDVSIENNRVLVHMD, from the coding sequence ATGACGAAGCACGATGTAGTCGGAGTAGAAGAGTTGGAAGCTGGAGCCTGCAAGATTACAACGATTGAGGGAAAAAGCATCGGCGTCTACTACAACGGTAATGAATATTATGCTATCCGTAATGTGTGTCCTCATCAGCAAGTCGAACTGTGTAAAGGTAAGTTTACAGGTACGACATTGGAATCCAAGCCACATGAGTACATTTATGGAAGAGAGGGCGAGATCCTGACTTGCCCTTGGCACGGATGGGAGTTCGACGTGAAGACGGGTAAGGCATTGGTCGACCCTGATCGATACAGAGTAAAGGTGTATGACGTATCGATTGAAAATAACAGAGTATTGGTACACATGGATTAA
- a CDS encoding GntR family transcriptional regulator produces the protein MITLKLDPEGDSLSERVYLSLRKALLTGELYPGFRLVVLDIANSLGISQAPVREAMERLKQEGLLISKHHKGSFVSDITQQKIDHIYEMRELIEGYAIKKTIPTLKSSDLDHLNQLYLEMKRCAQEDDVFQLMEYDMRFHGFFYERCGNEVITQLWNQINIQIKRFIAVATQIYFPNLEAIADSHIPLLRSLENGDVNEAEQIFSKHIKVWWRMKK, from the coding sequence ATGATAACGCTTAAATTGGATCCAGAAGGGGATTCACTCAGTGAACGCGTCTATCTGTCTTTAAGAAAAGCGCTCTTAACGGGAGAACTTTATCCTGGTTTCCGGTTGGTTGTTTTGGATATAGCCAATTCTCTTGGTATTAGTCAGGCCCCAGTTAGAGAGGCCATGGAACGGCTAAAACAAGAAGGCTTGCTTATCAGCAAGCATCATAAGGGTTCGTTCGTATCCGATATCACGCAGCAAAAAATAGATCATATTTACGAAATGCGGGAACTGATTGAGGGATATGCAATAAAGAAAACAATCCCTACCTTGAAGTCAAGCGATTTAGATCATTTAAACCAATTGTATCTTGAAATGAAAAGATGTGCCCAAGAGGATGATGTATTCCAACTAATGGAGTATGACATGCGTTTCCATGGTTTTTTCTATGAACGCTGTGGCAACGAAGTAATAACTCAATTATGGAATCAGATCAATATCCAAATCAAAAGATTCATTGCGGTCGCGACCCAGATCTATTTTCCGAATTTGGAAGCGATTGCGGATAGTCACATTCCGCTTCTCCGTTCTCTAGAAAACGGTGACGTTAATGAAGCAGAACAAATCTTTAGCAAACATATCAAGGTCTGGTGGCGGATGAAAAAATGA